CAAATACATTTCCTTCAAGTTTAGTTTTCACTTTAGCACATCACTCACTGCATTTTGCACTTTACCTGTACTGGTGACATTGGATGAAATCTCCAGTACTGTGCTATTCCAGACTGACGTTACATCAGTAAAATTCATTGTGATATCAGAATCTTTCCTCTCATCATGACTTGCAGAGGCTGTCTTTTTCAATTCTAAAGGTTGAATAACACCTTCAGTCTTATCAGGTGCCTGCTCAAATGAAGCAGGTACTACAATTGGGGTGGCAGGAACTTCCAGCTGCTCAGACAATGTATGAATATTTCCTGTGGTGGAGAAGGTCTGGCTCTCACAATAATCTTTTTCTGGTTCATCATCCTCAAATAACAGACAAATTCCATTTTTTTCACCTTCAGGACAAAGTGTTTCAGGTGTTTTCATTTTCATTACATCATTCACTCCTTTTACTTTTGCATTCTGTCAAAGGAGAAAACAATCCCGTCAAACAAAGCTTGGTTATTGCTAATTCttaaagtaacattcgcaccacatcaGCCCATGTCTGAAGGCTGTCCAGGCCTTGTTGCACGTGGGCCCATATTGCTTCATTTATCCGAGGAGATACAACTgtgactgaacattgtgcaatcatcagcgattgTGCCCAGAAGAAATAATGCAAGTGGTTTTGGAGAATTGTTTACTTTTGACTTTGGAGTTACCACAGCTGCATACATTAGGAATAATCATGGTTATCAAATTCTGTGTAAAGCAAGAAATGCTAGAATAATCCTTCTCAATTTACCTTTCTAATCAGGCTGTTAAGTAAACAAAATTGCTTAGTGGTTAGTCAATCAGTGTGACAGGAAAATTTACCCCATAAAAAGGCTCTAACATTCATGCTCCAGCTGGTTTTGAAGTAATTTGGAAAAGCAAACTCCTGCTATAATTGGACAAAAGACAAAACAAGTTCTTGAACTGAACGCCTACTGATGCACAATGAGGCAGCCTTGGCACTGTACATACACTGGGAATTACATGCTGACAGCAATAGTTTTGGGAAGGATGTCAAGTCCATCCTTGGTCTTGAAACTAAGAACATTAAAATGATACTCAAACACATAAGACCACTGTTTAAGTGCTTGTAAAATAAAATCAATAACTATGATTGAAAAACTATTAAGTTACAACCCTTATTTTGGCACGAAAGAGGAACAGAGCAGTGGGAGATTTAAAACGAAGATTGGAAAATGGCTAAAGAAATTCTTGAAACAGGTGGCATAGCACAGCAGGGGAGAATAGGGCAAAAAGTTAGAAGTAGTGCATTTGGGGCATTCCATAAAAGTGAAACAAAAATGGTAGATTAGCTGAGGCAAGGGAAGCAACAAGTGGAAAATCTAAAGGGCAACTGGCCAATTAAAAAAGATTAATTCCAATGGTGAAAT
The nucleotide sequence above comes from Carcharodon carcharias isolate sCarCar2 chromosome 19, sCarCar2.pri, whole genome shotgun sequence. Encoded proteins:
- the iqcc gene encoding IQ domain-containing protein C; the protein is MAADECAPGLCVVQAYVRGYLVRKKFQRLRQDYESIVKEIEGSVDFLEWDGKELLRPTFKNRNAKVKGVNDVMKMKTPETLCPEGEKNGICLLFEDDEPEKDYCESQTFSTTGNIHTLSEQLEVPATPIVVPASFEQAPDKTEGVIQPLELKKTASASHDERKDSDITMNFTDVTSVWNSTVLEISSNVTSTENLCKLQRKEMPATLEGLQKYRSSLAMELLWLQQAIASRKNYLILKQRLGTPE